From Halanaeroarchaeum sulfurireducens, a single genomic window includes:
- the hemH gene encoding ferrochelatase → MNVGVVLLNFGEPAGPDREAVTEYLERIFFDNADLERYDSESAARERARTLAERRAPALLEEYEEIGGSPLKEQAAAQAERLQSELERRGFDARTYLGYQYVEPLIGDAVATAFDDGVGHVIGLPVYPLSGPSTNVFAVDDLEAAVDERDREVEWHAVTGWHRHPTYPRMRAENVQSFVSEAGLDLQAPDTELVFSAHGTALSYLEEGSRYDQYVEEYTETIAALLGVDEYTLGFQNHENRDVSWTEPDIETAIESVDADRVVVEPASFLHEQSETLSELDLELAAEAEAAGLEFYRVPVPHGEPRLAGIMADLVEPFVAGFDPHHYQLRKCECRDEPGTYCLNADFE, encoded by the coding sequence ATGAACGTCGGCGTCGTCCTGTTGAATTTCGGCGAACCCGCGGGACCGGACCGAGAGGCCGTGACGGAATATCTCGAACGAATCTTCTTCGACAACGCTGACCTCGAGCGCTACGACAGCGAGTCGGCGGCTCGCGAGCGCGCCCGGACGCTGGCCGAGCGGCGCGCGCCGGCACTCCTCGAGGAGTACGAGGAGATTGGTGGATCGCCGCTCAAAGAACAGGCCGCCGCACAGGCCGAGCGACTTCAGTCGGAACTCGAAAGACGCGGATTCGACGCGAGGACCTACCTCGGCTATCAGTACGTCGAACCGCTCATCGGGGATGCCGTCGCGACCGCCTTCGACGACGGCGTCGGCCACGTCATCGGCCTGCCCGTCTATCCGCTCAGCGGCCCCTCGACGAACGTCTTCGCCGTCGACGACCTCGAGGCCGCGGTCGACGAACGCGATCGGGAGGTGGAGTGGCACGCGGTCACGGGGTGGCACCGCCACCCGACCTATCCACGCATGCGCGCCGAGAACGTCCAGTCGTTCGTGTCGGAGGCCGGCCTGGACCTCCAGGCCCCCGACACGGAACTCGTCTTTTCGGCTCACGGGACCGCGCTATCCTACCTCGAGGAGGGAAGCCGCTACGACCAATACGTCGAGGAGTACACCGAAACGATTGCGGCGCTGCTCGGTGTCGACGAGTACACGCTCGGGTTTCAGAACCACGAAAATCGGGACGTCTCGTGGACAGAACCCGATATCGAGACGGCCATCGAATCGGTCGACGCCGACCGGGTGGTCGTCGAGCCGGCGAGTTTCCTCCACGAACAGTCCGAGACGCTCTCGGAGCTCGACCTGGAACTGGCCGCGGAGGCCGAGGCGGCCGGCCTGGAGTTCTATCGGGTGCCGGTCCCGCACGGCGAACCGCGTCTCGCGGGCATCATGGCAGATCTGGTCGAACCGTTCGTGGCCGGCTTCGACCCACACCACTACCAGCTCCGGAAATGTGAGTGTCGCGACGAGCCGGGGACGTACTGTCTGAACGCGGATTTCGAGTGA
- the purH gene encoding bifunctional phosphoribosylaminoimidazolecarboxamide formyltransferase/IMP cyclohydrolase: MTRIAGMASNRGRNLMHLQDRRPGGANLAVVVSNDPDAPVLEKARKRDIPTEVVEQTDDMDRFEHERAILDALEDYEFDLVALDGYMRILSSTFLDPMPTTLNVHPALLPAFPGMDAHEQVLDAGVAVTGATVHVVTNAVAEDGTLLESEVDAGPVITQEPIPVYEGDEESDLKERVLYEGEFKAYPRAVRWFAEGRVDVDGDTVTVDRDDGGAFPERRVATEDRVRELRYGENPHQDAALYTDATVEEANVVDAEQLNEGAKALSYNNYNDADGALNLVKEFDEPAAAVIKHTNPAGFALDDSVAEAYETALATDPMSAFGGIVALNRECDVETAEQITDSFKEVVVAPGYTDEALAVLREKDNLRVLDVGELGEITETITERPIVGGRLVQERDLQDIGVDDLEVVTEREPTDEELETMVFAWQTMKHVKSNGILFAKGTETVGLGVGQVSRVDAVKIAAMKAEKDAEGKTAEGAVMASDAFFPFPDGIEAAATAGIEAVVQPGGSVNDDDVIEAANEHDMAMAFTGSRAFRHD, encoded by the coding sequence ATGACACGAATTGCCGGCATGGCGAGCAATCGCGGCCGCAACCTCATGCACCTCCAGGACCGACGACCCGGCGGCGCCAACCTGGCCGTCGTCGTTTCGAACGATCCGGACGCGCCGGTCCTCGAGAAGGCGCGAAAACGCGACATCCCCACCGAGGTCGTCGAGCAGACCGACGACATGGACCGATTCGAACACGAACGGGCAATCCTCGACGCCCTCGAGGACTACGAGTTCGACCTCGTCGCCCTCGATGGCTACATGCGAATTCTCTCGAGTACGTTCCTCGACCCGATGCCGACGACCCTCAACGTCCATCCGGCCCTACTCCCGGCGTTCCCCGGAATGGATGCCCACGAGCAGGTCCTCGACGCTGGCGTCGCGGTCACCGGAGCCACCGTCCACGTCGTCACGAACGCCGTCGCGGAGGACGGTACCCTCCTCGAATCGGAGGTCGACGCAGGCCCCGTCATCACCCAGGAGCCCATTCCGGTCTACGAGGGCGACGAGGAGAGCGATCTCAAAGAGCGCGTGCTCTACGAGGGTGAGTTCAAAGCGTATCCCCGTGCAGTCCGATGGTTCGCCGAGGGCCGCGTCGACGTCGACGGCGATACCGTCACTGTCGATCGTGACGACGGCGGCGCGTTTCCGGAACGGCGGGTCGCCACGGAGGACCGCGTCCGCGAGCTCAGATACGGCGAGAACCCCCACCAGGATGCCGCGCTCTACACCGATGCCACGGTCGAGGAGGCCAACGTCGTCGACGCCGAGCAGCTGAACGAGGGCGCCAAGGCGCTCTCGTACAACAACTACAACGACGCCGACGGTGCCCTCAACCTCGTCAAGGAGTTCGACGAACCGGCCGCCGCGGTCATCAAGCACACCAATCCCGCCGGCTTCGCGCTCGACGACTCCGTCGCCGAGGCCTACGAGACGGCGCTCGCGACGGATCCGATGAGCGCGTTCGGCGGCATCGTGGCGCTCAACCGCGAGTGCGACGTCGAGACCGCCGAGCAGATCACCGATTCGTTCAAGGAAGTCGTCGTCGCGCCGGGGTACACCGACGAGGCGCTCGCCGTCCTGCGCGAGAAGGACAACCTCCGCGTGCTCGACGTCGGCGAACTGGGCGAGATCACCGAGACGATCACCGAGCGGCCCATCGTTGGCGGCCGCCTCGTTCAGGAGCGGGATTTGCAGGACATCGGGGTCGACGACCTCGAGGTCGTCACCGAGCGCGAGCCGACCGACGAGGAACTCGAAACCATGGTGTTCGCCTGGCAGACCATGAAGCACGTCAAATCCAACGGCATCCTCTTCGCGAAGGGGACCGAGACGGTCGGACTGGGCGTCGGCCAGGTGAGCCGGGTCGACGCGGTGAAGATCGCCGCGATGAAAGCCGAGAAGGACGCCGAGGGCAAGACCGCCGAGGGCGCCGTGATGGCCTCCGACGCCTTCTTCCCGTTCCCGGACGGCATCGAGGCGGCCGCCACGGCCGGTATCGAGGCGGTCGTCCAGCCGGGCGGATCGGTCAACGACGACGACGTCATCGAGGCGGCGAACGAACACGACATGGCGATGGCGTTCACCGGCAGTCGGGCCTTCCGCCACGACTGA
- the purB gene encoding adenylosuccinate lyase: MHSDRRPLDAVSPLDGRYAGRTAPLSSYASEAALMRARVRVEVEYLIALADLDAIPLSFDPGERDALRESYESFDGEDADLVKRIETQGARGYAATNHDVKAVEYFVREYAPERVHPWIHFGLTSEDVNNLAYRLLVEPAVEAVLLPELMAIRDELVGMAHEHADLPMLARTHGQPATPTTFGKEMAVYASRLGRAIGRIEAALDDLQGKLGGASGTLAAHDVAYPAVDWRAFAREFVASLGLDHVEPTTQVNPSDDLATVFDALRGANAILLDLDRDVWRYVSDRYLGQEAADGETGSSTMPHKVNPIDFENSEGNLSKANSDLAFLGEYLTTSRLQRDLSDSTVKRNVGAAFAYCLLGYTKLGDGLETVVPNEEVMRQELAETPEVIGEAVQTILRREGKSDAYEQVKALTRGQRVDLEDFRELFEDLDVSEAVREELRALTPATYTGVAADLARDVE, encoded by the coding sequence ATGCACTCCGATCGACGGCCGCTGGACGCGGTCTCGCCACTCGACGGCCGGTACGCGGGTCGAACGGCCCCGCTGTCGTCCTACGCGAGCGAGGCGGCGCTCATGCGGGCGCGCGTCCGTGTTGAAGTGGAGTACCTCATCGCCCTCGCCGATCTCGATGCGATCCCGCTCTCCTTCGACCCCGGGGAGCGTGATGCCCTTCGCGAATCCTACGAGAGCTTCGACGGGGAGGACGCCGATCTCGTCAAACGCATCGAGACCCAGGGCGCCCGCGGCTACGCGGCGACCAACCACGACGTAAAGGCCGTCGAGTACTTCGTTCGCGAGTACGCGCCCGAACGTGTTCATCCCTGGATTCACTTCGGACTGACCAGCGAGGACGTCAACAACCTGGCCTACCGACTGCTCGTCGAGCCGGCAGTTGAGGCGGTCCTCCTGCCAGAACTCATGGCGATACGAGACGAACTCGTCGGGATGGCCCACGAGCACGCCGACCTGCCGATGCTCGCGCGCACGCACGGCCAGCCCGCGACGCCAACGACGTTCGGCAAGGAGATGGCCGTCTACGCGTCCCGACTCGGACGCGCCATCGGACGAATCGAGGCGGCCCTCGACGATCTTCAGGGCAAGCTCGGCGGCGCGAGCGGAACGCTCGCCGCCCACGACGTGGCCTATCCCGCGGTCGACTGGCGGGCGTTTGCACGCGAGTTCGTCGCCTCGCTGGGGCTCGATCACGTCGAACCGACGACCCAGGTCAACCCCAGCGACGACCTCGCGACGGTGTTCGACGCGCTCCGTGGCGCGAACGCCATCCTTCTCGACCTCGACCGCGACGTCTGGCGATACGTCAGCGACCGCTATCTCGGCCAGGAAGCTGCCGACGGCGAGACCGGCTCGTCCACGATGCCCCACAAGGTCAACCCCATCGACTTCGAGAACAGTGAGGGCAACCTATCCAAGGCCAACAGCGACCTGGCGTTCCTCGGCGAGTACCTTACCACCTCCCGCCTCCAGCGCGATCTCTCCGACTCGACGGTGAAACGCAACGTGGGTGCCGCCTTCGCGTACTGTCTGCTCGGCTATACGAAACTCGGGGACGGTCTGGAGACCGTCGTTCCGAACGAGGAGGTCATGCGCCAGGAGTTGGCGGAGACTCCCGAGGTCATCGGCGAGGCGGTCCAGACAATCCTGCGCCGCGAGGGTAAATCCGATGCCTACGAGCAGGTAAAAGCGCTCACACGGGGACAGCGCGTCGATCTCGAGGACTTCCGCGAGCTCTTCGAGGACCTGGACGTTTCCGAGGCGGTGCGAGAAGAACTGCGGGCATTGACCCCCGCGACGTACACCGGCGTCGCCGCCGACCTGGCTCGCGACGTGGAGTAA
- a CDS encoding M20 family metallopeptidase yields MSVDPITFLERAVKTPSHDGVDAMRELLVSTLDEEGFDPTVDEAGNVLTSVGSGSPHVVLNTHIDTVPPHVPFERDGDVIRGRGSCDAKGPLAAMLAAFVTTTPETGRLTLAITPDEETASTGAAHLDLDADAYVVGEPTDLDVCVAARGRFQGTVTVGGTGAHAAEPDAGVNAISAAAQVIAAMDSFDAEFGPAPHPRLGPPTLTPTLIEGGETSNRIPSNVTITFDRRSVPPESADRLFDLLGRHLRDHVPDPVSVTVEPEERETPFLEAFETDRDNPVVTALHEASGGAVRAFGAATEASYFAADAPTVVFGPGHLQDDDGPVAHAEREYVDIPDVERAGDVLGDALTTLFDA; encoded by the coding sequence ATGAGCGTCGACCCCATCACGTTCCTGGAGCGGGCGGTAAAGACCCCCTCTCACGACGGGGTCGATGCAATGCGGGAGCTACTCGTCTCGACGCTCGACGAGGAGGGATTCGATCCGACGGTCGACGAGGCCGGCAACGTCCTCACGTCTGTGGGATCGGGATCGCCCCACGTGGTCCTGAACACCCACATCGACACGGTTCCGCCACACGTCCCCTTCGAGCGCGACGGCGACGTGATTCGGGGGCGCGGGTCCTGCGACGCCAAAGGCCCCCTGGCAGCCATGCTCGCTGCCTTCGTCACGACGACGCCGGAGACGGGACGGCTCACGCTCGCGATCACCCCGGACGAGGAGACCGCATCGACCGGTGCGGCCCACCTCGACCTCGACGCGGACGCCTACGTGGTCGGAGAACCCACCGACCTCGACGTCTGCGTCGCCGCGCGCGGTCGGTTCCAGGGCACGGTGACCGTCGGCGGGACCGGCGCCCACGCGGCCGAACCCGACGCGGGCGTCAACGCGATCTCCGCAGCCGCCCAGGTCATCGCGGCGATGGATTCCTTCGACGCAGAATTCGGCCCCGCACCACACCCGCGGCTCGGTCCGCCGACACTCACGCCCACGCTGATCGAGGGTGGTGAGACATCCAATCGCATTCCATCGAACGTGACGATCACGTTCGACCGGCGAAGCGTCCCGCCCGAGTCCGCCGACCGGCTGTTCGACCTGCTCGGTCGGCACCTTCGCGATCACGTACCGGACCCGGTCTCGGTCACCGTCGAACCAGAGGAGCGAGAGACGCCATTTCTCGAGGCCTTCGAGACCGACCGCGACAACCCGGTCGTGACCGCCCTTCACGAGGCGAGCGGTGGTGCGGTCCGGGCCTTCGGCGCGGCGACGGAGGCCTCGTACTTCGCGGCGGACGCCCCCACGGTCGTGTTCGGTCCGGGCCACCTCCAGGACGACGACGGGCCGGTCGCACACGCCGAACGAGAATACGTCGACATCCCGGACGTCGAACGGGCGGGCGACGTGCTCGGAGACGCGCTCACCACGCTGTTCGACGCCTGA
- the dapF gene encoding diaminopimelate epimerase, translating to MSEVPFLKYHGTGNDFAVVEADEAVSDRAAFAIALCADLDADGVLFLDLDEGDPPVVEMALFQPDGSTAAMCGNGARVAARWGSERTGADEIRLETGAGPRHTRIHEDWSVTVEMGSLSFDPDDVPVDADEPMIETELAGYPITAVDTGVPHAVAFVEDVEDVDVATDAPPIRHADVFPEGANATFASQSERGFDQRTFERGIEGETQSCGTGAVAVAAVATRLGTIVPGESTVVSPPGGDLTVTVREDWTATLRGPTAFEFSDTAPRDPGTQVGETR from the coding sequence ATGAGCGAGGTCCCTTTCCTGAAGTACCACGGAACGGGAAACGACTTCGCGGTCGTGGAGGCCGACGAGGCTGTGTCGGACCGCGCCGCGTTCGCGATCGCCCTGTGTGCGGATCTCGACGCCGACGGCGTCCTCTTTCTCGATCTCGACGAGGGCGATCCCCCCGTGGTCGAGATGGCGCTGTTCCAGCCCGACGGGAGCACCGCCGCGATGTGCGGGAACGGGGCCAGGGTGGCTGCCCGGTGGGGCTCGGAGCGGACCGGCGCTGACGAGATCCGGCTAGAAACGGGCGCCGGCCCCCGGCACACCCGAATCCACGAGGACTGGAGCGTCACGGTTGAGATGGGGTCGCTGTCGTTCGATCCCGACGACGTGCCGGTCGACGCCGACGAACCGATGATCGAGACGGAGCTGGCGGGGTATCCGATAACCGCCGTCGATACCGGCGTCCCCCACGCGGTGGCCTTCGTCGAGGACGTCGAGGACGTCGACGTGGCGACGGACGCGCCGCCGATCCGACACGCCGACGTCTTTCCGGAGGGGGCGAACGCCACCTTCGCGTCCCAGTCCGAACGGGGATTCGACCAGCGCACGTTCGAACGGGGTATCGAGGGCGAGACTCAGTCCTGTGGCACGGGCGCGGTAGCAGTCGCGGCCGTCGCGACACGGCTGGGAACGATCGTTCCCGGGGAATCGACAGTCGTCAGTCCGCCGGGGGGCGACCTCACCGTCACCGTTCGTGAGGACTGGACGGCCACCCTCCGCGGGCCAACCGCCTTCGAGTTCTCAGACACCGCGCCGCGGGACCCGGGAACCCAGGTGGGTGAGACGCGATGA
- the lysA gene encoding diaminopimelate decarboxylase has translation MTRDPAVRRLDDWGAPELRDLANEYGTPLYVLDLDRVARNFERVQAAFPNAAVHYAAKANAGRAVLSRLATEGAGVECASAGEVERALEAGFAGEDVLYTAVNPPAADLDTVVALARDRPELTITAGARDTVDRLAERGYDGRLCLRVHPGTGAGHGESVATGGDASFGVPAADVPALLEDASDRGFDVVGVHAHTGSGLSNEDRESHLAVVETLASVAERTTVDLEFVDVGGGFGVPYRPEEPPLDLDPIAEATREALAHLDVDLVVEPGRYLVADAGVLLTTVNTVKPAGEQGTFAGVDAGMTTLLRPALYDAFHHVRSLEPDTADREETAVTVVGPVCESTDVLAEGRRLPEPDRGDRLAIGNAGAYGIEMANQYTSRPRPAVVALEHGEDRIVRRRETTEDITAMEEP, from the coding sequence GTGACACGCGACCCGGCCGTCCGCCGACTCGACGACTGGGGCGCACCCGAACTGCGCGACCTCGCGAATGAGTACGGAACGCCGCTTTACGTCCTGGACCTCGATCGGGTCGCACGAAATTTCGAGCGCGTGCAGGCGGCGTTCCCGAATGCAGCGGTCCATTACGCCGCCAAGGCGAACGCCGGGCGCGCGGTGCTCTCACGACTCGCCACCGAGGGGGCGGGCGTCGAGTGCGCCTCGGCTGGCGAGGTCGAACGAGCCCTCGAAGCGGGATTCGCCGGAGAGGACGTCCTCTACACGGCGGTCAACCCACCGGCGGCGGACCTCGACACCGTTGTCGCACTCGCCCGGGATCGGCCCGAACTAACGATCACCGCCGGCGCGCGTGACACCGTCGACCGACTGGCCGAACGAGGGTACGACGGCCGGCTCTGTCTCCGAGTGCACCCAGGCACGGGCGCGGGTCATGGCGAATCGGTGGCCACCGGCGGCGACGCGTCCTTCGGCGTCCCGGCCGCGGACGTGCCAGCCCTCCTCGAAGACGCGTCGGATCGCGGCTTCGACGTCGTGGGGGTTCACGCGCACACCGGAAGCGGCCTCTCGAACGAGGACCGCGAATCCCATCTGGCCGTCGTCGAGACGCTCGCATCGGTCGCCGAGCGGACGACCGTCGACCTCGAGTTCGTCGACGTCGGCGGGGGATTCGGTGTCCCCTATCGGCCCGAGGAGCCGCCTCTCGACCTCGACCCGATCGCGGAGGCGACCCGAGAGGCGCTGGCCCACCTGGACGTCGACCTCGTGGTCGAACCGGGCCGCTACCTCGTGGCCGACGCTGGCGTGTTGCTCACGACCGTAAACACCGTGAAGCCGGCCGGCGAGCAGGGGACGTTTGCCGGTGTCGACGCCGGAATGACGACCCTTCTGCGACCGGCGCTGTATGACGCCTTCCACCACGTCCGATCCCTCGAACCCGACACGGCGGACCGCGAGGAGACGGCAGTCACCGTGGTCGGCCCGGTCTGTGAAAGCACCGACGTCCTCGCAGAGGGGCGCCGCCTTCCGGAGCCGGACCGTGGCGACCGCCTCGCGATCGGCAACGCTGGGGCCTACGGCATCGAGATGGCGAACCAGTATACCTCTCGCCCCCGGCCGGCCGTCGTCGCCCTGGAACACGGCGAGGACCGAATCGTCAGGCGCCGCGAGACCACGGAAGATATCACGGCCATGGAGGAACCATGA
- a CDS encoding 2,3,4,5-tetrahydropyridine-2,6-dicarboxylate N-succinyltransferase — MTLESDIHELHRRYENDDLDADSAGSDERDTLDAFLEALERGEVRAAEKRDGTWEAISWVKEGILLNFALRDIQPRRYGDVTYHDVLPLRENDDLLAKGTRNTPDGTVVRRGAYIGEDAILMSPSFVNIGAYVGDGTLVDSSDTIGSAAQIGSDVKLGANLVLGGVLEPIENAPVVIEDGVALGAGVRVTSGFVVGENSIVGENTLLTPRIPIYDLVEEEVIYGHLPPERRAFTRFVESSMGEHDLFEGGAYKPAVVATDLEASTLENAQREEVLRS, encoded by the coding sequence ATGACACTCGAATCAGACATTCACGAACTGCACCGCCGCTACGAGAACGACGACCTCGACGCCGACTCGGCCGGGTCGGACGAACGCGACACCCTCGACGCGTTCCTGGAGGCACTGGAACGCGGGGAGGTCCGGGCCGCAGAAAAGCGAGACGGCACGTGGGAGGCGATTTCCTGGGTCAAGGAAGGAATTCTCCTCAACTTCGCGCTACGGGACATCCAACCCCGGCGATACGGCGACGTCACCTATCACGACGTCCTCCCGCTCCGGGAGAACGACGACCTCCTCGCGAAGGGGACGCGCAACACGCCCGACGGAACGGTCGTCCGCCGGGGCGCCTACATCGGCGAGGACGCCATCCTGATGAGCCCGAGTTTCGTGAACATCGGCGCCTACGTCGGCGACGGGACCCTCGTCGACTCCTCGGACACCATCGGGTCGGCCGCGCAGATCGGTTCGGACGTCAAGCTGGGTGCGAACCTCGTTCTGGGGGGAGTCCTCGAGCCCATCGAGAACGCACCGGTCGTCATCGAGGACGGCGTCGCGCTGGGGGCCGGGGTACGGGTGACCTCGGGCTTCGTCGTCGGCGAGAACAGCATCGTGGGCGAGAACACCCTGCTCACGCCGCGCATCCCCATCTACGACCTCGTCGAGGAGGAAGTGATCTACGGCCATCTTCCGCCTGAGCGCCGGGCGTTCACCCGGTTCGTGGAGTCGAGCATGGGCGAGCACGACCTCTTCGAGGGGGGCGCGTACAAGCCGGCAGTCGTCGCGACCGATCTCGAGGCGAGCACGCTCGAGAACGCACAGCGAGAAGAGGTCCTTCGATCGTGA
- the dapB gene encoding 4-hydroxy-tetrahydrodipicolinate reductase translates to MNVGVTGATGRMGRTVLDVLDDRNVAVAFAVSRSGPANGPADQSIESADGFGDLLAAHDVDVVVDFSAPAASVGYAEAAADAGVPIVVGTTGFADEEIQALESAGERTPVLVGANFARGVQALISAVETAVASLPKYDVELTETHHNGKRDAPSGTANVILDRIDAARGTEATRVHGREGEAPRSDDEIGVHARRAGDVTGEHEVLLAGNRETVSLSHRAGSRAVFAAGAVDAAAWLTEQEPNYYRFSDIADELT, encoded by the coding sequence ATGAACGTCGGCGTCACCGGCGCCACGGGACGCATGGGCCGGACCGTCCTCGACGTGCTCGACGACCGGAATGTCGCGGTCGCCTTCGCGGTCTCCCGGAGCGGGCCGGCGAACGGACCGGCAGACCAATCCATCGAATCCGCCGACGGGTTTGGTGACCTGCTCGCGGCCCACGACGTCGACGTCGTCGTGGACTTCTCCGCTCCGGCTGCGAGCGTCGGATACGCGGAGGCAGCCGCAGATGCGGGCGTCCCCATCGTCGTCGGGACGACGGGATTTGCCGACGAGGAAATCCAAGCCCTCGAATCGGCGGGCGAACGAACCCCGGTCCTCGTGGGGGCGAATTTCGCTCGGGGCGTCCAGGCGCTCATCTCGGCCGTCGAGACGGCAGTCGCGTCACTCCCGAAGTACGACGTGGAACTCACCGAGACCCACCACAACGGCAAGCGCGACGCCCCAAGTGGGACCGCGAACGTGATCCTCGACCGGATCGACGCGGCGCGTGGCACCGAGGCGACTCGCGTGCACGGCCGAGAGGGGGAGGCCCCTCGTAGTGACGACGAGATCGGCGTTCACGCCCGTCGCGCCGGCGACGTGACCGGCGAACACGAGGTCCTCCTGGCGGGCAACCGCGAGACCGTCTCGCTTTCCCACCGCGCGGGATCGCGTGCGGTCTTCGCCGCAGGCGCCGTGGACGCGGCCGCGTGGCTCACAGAGCAGGAACCGAACTACTACCGCTTTTCGGACATCGCAGACGAACTCACATGA
- the dapA gene encoding 4-hydroxy-tetrahydrodipicolinate synthase — MTPDDLTTGVYPAMTTPFDDDGRIDHDQLAADVRRLEDAGVDGLVPVGSTGESATVTHDEHIEVVETVVEARDSVPVIAGSGSNSTHEAVSLSRRSAEAGADALLLISPYYNKPEPEGMEAHYRRVADEVDIPQIIYNVPSRTGRNIAVETAANLAAHENIVGYKAASGDPNRISEVVERTADEQFSVLSGDDGMTLPVIAAGGTGVISVAANVEPERVSRMTWAALEGRFEEARAIHQELGPLFRALFVETNPIPVKEAMEIRGYGPADLRLPMTRLSDEHRPELEAILAELEEGAPTA; from the coding sequence ATGACACCAGACGATCTCACGACCGGCGTCTACCCCGCGATGACGACGCCGTTCGACGACGACGGACGCATCGACCACGACCAGCTCGCAGCAGACGTCAGGCGCCTCGAAGACGCCGGCGTCGACGGCCTCGTTCCCGTCGGTTCCACGGGCGAGAGCGCGACGGTGACCCACGACGAACACATCGAGGTCGTGGAGACTGTCGTAGAGGCGCGCGACTCAGTCCCGGTCATCGCCGGGTCCGGTTCGAACTCGACGCACGAAGCGGTCTCGCTCTCTCGACGCTCGGCGGAGGCCGGCGCGGATGCCCTGTTGCTCATTTCCCCGTATTACAACAAGCCCGAACCCGAGGGCATGGAGGCTCACTACCGGCGCGTCGCCGACGAAGTCGACATTCCACAGATCATCTACAACGTCCCCTCGCGAACCGGGCGCAATATCGCCGTCGAGACGGCGGCGAATCTCGCTGCCCACGAGAACATCGTCGGGTACAAGGCCGCGAGCGGTGACCCAAATCGCATCAGCGAGGTCGTCGAGCGGACAGCGGACGAACAGTTCTCCGTGCTCTCGGGCGACGACGGCATGACCCTCCCCGTCATCGCCGCGGGCGGCACCGGCGTCATCAGCGTGGCGGCAAACGTCGAGCCCGAACGCGTCTCCCGTATGACGTGGGCGGCACTCGAGGGACGGTTCGAGGAGGCGCGAGCGATTCACCAGGAACTCGGTCCGCTGTTCCGGGCACTGTTCGTCGAAACCAACCCGATCCCCGTGAAGGAAGCGATGGAGATTCGCGGTTACGGCCCCGCCGACCTCCGATTACCCATGACCCGACTGAGCGACGAACACCGACCGGAGCTCGAGGCGATCCTCGCCGAACTGGAGGAGGGGGCACCCACTGCATGA
- a CDS encoding metallophosphoesterase family protein: protein MLVLGDAHANDPDRRRALFAAFRDAGEDVALQAGDLFYYDLPVETYFIAGNNEDFDVIDALRHGRLESSQVKNAHLIASEVVEVEGLRIGGLSGNFAPTQYQKSRETLYQQRRRHFVRDDVERAKELMDVDVFLAHEVPHGTPVTEEYEVGCTAVDEILEAVEPELCLAGHHHQHTESTFGSTRVITLAPAWESYYLLDPETLEITRHDTPSA, encoded by the coding sequence ATGCTCGTCCTGGGAGACGCACACGCGAACGATCCGGACCGCCGCCGAGCGCTGTTCGCGGCGTTTCGGGACGCTGGGGAAGACGTGGCACTCCAGGCCGGCGACCTCTTCTACTACGATCTGCCGGTGGAAACGTATTTTATTGCCGGTAATAACGAGGATTTCGACGTCATCGACGCCCTTCGGCATGGCCGGCTGGAGAGTTCCCAGGTCAAAAACGCCCATCTCATCGCGAGCGAGGTGGTCGAGGTCGAGGGGTTGCGGATCGGCGGGCTCTCGGGAAACTTCGCGCCGACGCAGTACCAAAAATCTCGCGAGACACTCTACCAACAGCGCCGCCGCCACTTCGTGCGGGACGACGTCGAACGAGCGAAGGAACTGATGGACGTGGACGTGTTCCTCGCCCACGAGGTTCCCCACGGGACTCCGGTCACCGAAGAGTACGAGGTGGGCTGTACCGCCGTCGACGAGATTCTCGAGGCGGTCGAACCCGAGCTCTGCCTGGCTGGCCACCACCACCAGCACACCGAGAGCACGTTTGGATCCACGCGTGTCATCACGCTGGCACCTGCGTGGGAGTCCTATTACCTGCTCGATCCGGAGACGCTGGAGATCACCCGTCACGATACCCCATCGGCATGA